A region of the Melioribacteraceae bacterium 4301-Me genome:
ATAACCTAAACAGCGGAGGTGAATTTCAGTATAATCAATCTATTGCATATTCCATTTAGCAATACAACCTAAGTGCAGTAAGTCTTAAGAGCAGCGTTGTTAGAAAACAGCGATTTTGCAGTTTTCTTAATTGACAAAGCTGTTTCTGAATAACCCCCCGCATTAATACCCACTCAATGCCAGGGCATGAATATGAGTTTGCAGCATTTTCAGCATCTGGAGAGTATATACATGATTTTTTCGTTTTTGTAAGTACTGCAATACCTATTAAGCTTGTGCCGTATGTAGAAACAAAAAAAATGATTTTGATGAAATAACTGTCCCACCATATCTCCTACCGCACCACCCACTTTTTTCCCTCCTGCTATGTGCCCGCATAGCAGGAGACTTGGTTACAATATGACAAATCCGCCTACATTACATTTCAAGCGGACAGGGAAAAAATTTGACTATCTGCTGCCAAAAGTAGGGCAAATTGCAGCTATTCATGAATCATACTCCCTGTCAAAATGGTCGTTAATGTCTATGTACATATTAGGAATATATGGTATATCTTCACCATTTTCATCTTCGATGTAATGAAAATCGTTTGCACCTGCCATGCTATCAATACGATAGTTTATATACTTGATAGCATTACGAACGTTTTGTTCTTCGTCCCCACTGTCTAATAATTTTCTTACCCGTTCATTCGTATAATCAAATTCTTCACATAACATGTTTTCATAACTTTTCAACTTCTCGGGTACATATTTTTTAAATAAGGGTAATAAAACTTCCCAATAACCACCAGAATATTTATACATTCCTTCGCCATTTTCACCTTGTATCCAGCTATCTAATATGCTATTAAGTGCTTTTTTTACATAAGCTGTTCCTTTCATATATTCTCCTCCATATTTTTTTGATAATAATTTTTTTAGAACTTCCTCTTTATTAATCTGTGTCATAGAAAACTTTAGTTATCCTTTATTTTTTAGGAATCTTTTCCTATGAAGTAAATCTATACTAAAAATTTTACTTGTTGGCTATTACTTATCATAAAATCTCTTAACACTTAGTGAATTTTTTTATTATTGATTTGTAATTTGGATACTGATTAATAAGTTCTTCCCTTTTGCCAATTTCAAAATCTTTGTAATCAAATCCAGGTGATACTGTACAACCTACCAAAGCAAATAATTTTTTATTTGTTAGTTCTGCAGCAAACCAAGTGTTTTTTGGGATTATTACCTGAAAGTTTTTGCTTTTCTTGCCAAGTATTTGCTCGCTTAAATTTCCTTTTTTATCTATTGAATAAAGCTTTATATCGCATCCATCGTAAAAATGCCAAATTTCATCAGATTTTAATTTGTGAAAGTGTGACTTGTCATTACCATCTAGTAAGAAATAAATTAGTGTTGATGTGCTTCTTCGTTTTAATTTTTTTGATAGAGTATTTTTAGTGAAAAGTATTTCTTCTCCACGATAAGTTTCCCGATAGTAACCGCCTTCTACATGCCTTTCTAGCATTAGTTCTCTAATGTACTCTCTTGACTTCTGATGCATGATTAACTTAAATCTTTTATTAAATAATAAGAATTTTTTATTATTACCTTCAAATTTCCTTTCCAAACTTTACTAATACTAACTGCTGATAATAAACAAAAAGTTTTGTCTGCTATTCTTTGAATCCAATCTTAGTTTGTTTTCATCTTACTTGTACAAAAAGTTGTTTAATTATTGGTTCATTAAATTAAGGAGAAGCAAATGCTTAGAACAAATCTTACTCATATTCTTTCTGAAAATGAACACACTAAACTTTTGCAGGAAAATGAAAATGTAATGGTATGCTGCGGAAGAATGGGTCCAATGTGCATACCTGTTTATGAGGTAATGGAAGAATTAGAAACTGAATATCCGCATGTTAAATTTGCTGATATGGAGTTTGATATTCCTGATGCAAGAGTAATTAGAAATTTACCTGAATGCAGAAATTTTGCCGGGCTTCCATTTGTCGTTTATTATAAAAATGGTAAAGTTGTAAAGGCAACAAGCAGTATCCAAAATCGTGAACAAATAACATCAATCTTAGATCAATATTTTGGTAAAAAGGTAAACGAAACAGCCGAGAAATAAATCTTAAGTGAGCACTAATAGTAAATTTGTCTATGCTGAATTATTAGTGCTCTGTTATGTTTATAATTAAGGGATGAAAAAATGAATCATTACGATGCTATTATTATTGGTGCAGGCGCCGCGGGTTTAACTACAGGAATTTATTTATCCAGAGCAAAAGTTAAAACATTAATTCTTAATGAAGGTGCTGTAGGCGGTCAAATGGTGCTTACTCACGAAATTGCAAATTATCCCGGCATCGAGAGCATAAGCGGCTATGAACTTGCAAGAAATATGAAACAGCAGGCACTAAAGTTTGGATGCTCAATTAAAAGTAATATAAAAATTACTTCAATTGACTTAAACTCAACCCCCAAATCTTTCGTTGTTAATGATAAGAATATTTATTCTGCAGATGTTGTGATTATAGCTACTGGCGGTCGACCTAGAGCACTTGGCGTTCCAGGAGAAGATGAGTTTAAAGGAAAAGGAATTTCATATTGTGCTACTTGTGACGGTGATTTCTTTCAGGATAAAGAAATAATTGTAGTGGGCGGCGGTAACTCAGCTTTGGAAGAAGCTGTATCATTAACAAAATATGCATCTAAAGTTACTATAGTTCATCAGTTCGACCATTTCCAAGCATTTGAACATTATGTAACAGAAGCAAAAAATAATCCTAAAATAAATTTTATAATGGAATCGAAAATTATCGAATTTATAGGTGATGAAAAACTTAGTAGTGTGAAAATTCAAAATCAGAGAACTGGTGATGTTTCAGAAAAAAATGTTGATGGAGTGTTCATTTTTATTGGTTATGTGCCAAACACTGAAATGTTTGAGGGAATTCTTGAATTAAATCAGTATAAAGAAATTATTGTCGATAAAAACTTGGCTACTAATATTCCAGGAGTTTTTGCAGCTGGTGATTCAATAGCAAAACGTTATCGACAGGTTACTACTGCAGTGGGCGATGGAACCATTGCAGCTTTGAGCGCCGCTGAGTACTTAAATAAATTCGAAAAGGCTGAATTGGTTGCTGATGAAGCTGATAGCTGACTCTTTGACAGACATTTATAATGAAAAAAAAGAGATATCTGCGCTGTTCCATCAGAGTTTTATCGCTGTGTTAATGGAATACCGACAACACAGCTTGCCCCGTGTATTTTACGGAGGATTCTTGGGGATTTTTTAAAGGTTGTTAACCCTCTTTTAACTCGCCCTATGTTTAATTTAAGTTAACTCATATGTTCACTGCTAATAAATTTTTTACAATCCACAATAATTTTTTTCTATTTAGCAGATAGAGATTTTTATTAACTTCTCAAAAGAATTTTAATAAATAAAGGGTGGAAAGTAAAATGAACAGACTTTTAAGGATCTTTTTTTGTTTAATTTTTTCATTCGTTTACGAAACAAACGCTCAAGTAAGTGCTCGAATGTTTCAGTATCCAGATGTATCTCAAAGGTACATAGCATTTACCTATGGCGGCGACATTTGGATTGTACCTAAAGAAGGGGGTACAGCACAAAGAATTACTACTGCTAAAGGGAATGAAGAATTTGCTCGCTTTTCTCCCGATGGTTCTCAATTAGCATTTAGTGGAAATTATGATGGTAATGTTGATGTCTATGTTATCTCTTCATTAGGTGGAATGCCAAAAAGAATAACTTACCACGGCATGGCAGATAGATTAATTGATTGGTATCCTGATGGGAAAAGTCTGCTTTTTGCATCGTCAAGAGAAAGCGGTAAGCAACGATTTAACCAATTTTATAAAGTTTCTAAAGATGGAGGATTGCCCGAAAAGTTACCTTTGCCTTATGCAGAGTTCGGTTCACTTTCGCCAGATGGAAAAAAAATTGCTTTTACAATTCGCACCCGTGCTTTCAGAACCTGGAAAAGATACGAAGGTGGAATGGCAGCAGATATTTATATTTTTGATTTGGAGAAAAAAACTTCGGAAAACATTACTAATAATCCTGCTAACGACGAAATCCCAATGTGGTCTGGGAATAAAATTTACTTTCTTTCTGATCGTGGTGTAAATAAAAGAAACAACATTTGGTGCTATGATATTTCTACTAAGCAAACGAAACAAATTACTGATTTTTCCGATTTTGATGTTCACTTCCCATCTATCGGGAATAACGAAATTGTATTTGAAGCTGGCGGTCTTTTGTATCTGCTTAACTTATCAACTGAAAAATATCATGAAGTAAAAATAAATGTTGTAACTGATGAGGCTACTTTGATGGCAAGAAGTGAAAATGTGGAGAAACTGATAGAAAATTATTCAATATCATATAATGGCAGCCGAGCATTATTTGAAGCAAGAGGAGAAATATTTTCTGTGCCGGCAGAAAATGGTCCAGTTATAAATTTAACTCAATCATCCGGCGCAGCTGAAAGGTATCCATCATGGTCACCTGACGGAAAATATATTGCTTATTTTAGTGACAAAAGCGGCGAATATCAGTTAACTATTCGTGATGTTGAAAATCCTACTAAAGAAAAGACCCTAACTTCGTTTGATAATGGATTTAGATATAAAATTTATTGGTCGCCAAACAGTAAACAACTTGCCTTTATTGATCAGACAATGACAATTTATGTTTATGATATAAACAAAAACAAAACACAAAAAGTAGATAAACAAAAATGGATGTACGAAGGAGCTTTAGAAAACTTTGCTGTCAGTTGGTCGCCCGATAGTCGCTACATTGCTTACTCAAAAGAACTAGATAATAGATCAGAAGCAATCGCAATCTACGATACAAAAGATGAAAAATCTTACCAGGTAACCTCTGGTTACTATAATGATTCTAATCCCGCTTTCGACCCCGAAGGAAAATATTTGTTCTTTTTAACAAACAGAAATTTTAGCCCTGTTTATAGCGATTTTGATAACACATGGATTTATCCGAATGCAACACAAATTGCAGCAGTAACACTTACAAAAGATATACCTTCTCCAACTTTTCCCAAAAATGATTCTGTTTCGGTAAAAAAAGATGAAGAGAAAAAAAGTGATGAAAAGAAAAGTGAAAAGAATAAAGAAGGCAAAAAAGAAGAGCAAAAATCAAAAGAAACAAAGATTGATTTCGATGGATTTGAACAGCGAGTTGTAATCCTTCCACCATCAGCTGGTAATTATTCAAATTTGCAAGCTGTGTCTGGAAAAATTATTTATCACAAAATGCCAAATAAAGGTTCTGAAGAAAAGAAGAAGCCAATAATGTATTACGATTTAGATAAACGCGAAGAGAAAACAATAATTAATGATGCTGATTCCTACCAGCTTTCTGCAGACGGCAAAAAAATTCTATTTGCCAAACAGAATTCGTTTTCAATTGTAGATGTAGCTCCTGACCAAAAAGCCGAAAAGAAACTTCCTACAAACCAGCTTGAAATGACAGTTGTGCCTCGCAAAGAATGGAGACAAATTTTTAATGATGTCTGGAGAATAGAAAGAGATTTCTTTTATGATAAAAATATGCACGGTGTGGATTGGAACGCCATGAAAAAACAATATGGTGCTTTAATTGAAAATGCTGTAACAAGAACAGATGTTAATTTCATAATTGGAGAATTAATTGCTGAATTAAGCTCTTCTCATACTTATCGCTCAGGCGGTGATGAAGAGCAGCCGTTGCACAGAGCTGTGGGTTATCTTGGCATCGATTGGGAATTAAAAGATGGAGCCTACAGAATCAAAAGAATTGTAAATGGTGCACCTTGGGATACAGAGGTACGCTCTCCACTTTTGTCTTCGGGATTAAAAGTAAAAGAAGGTGATTATATTTTGGCTGTGAACGGTGTTTCGTTGGATACAAGTAAAGACCCTTATGCAGCATTTGAAGGATTAGCCAATAAAACAATAGAGCTTACAATCAACAATAAACCTTCACTTGACGGTGCTTGGAATATTATAGTAAAAACACTGGATAGCGAAACAAGGTTGCGAAATCTTGAATGGATTGAATCTAATCGTAGAAGAGTAGATGAAGCTACAGAAGGCAAAATCGGTTACATTTATGTTCCGAGTACCGGCATTGATGGGCAGAATGAATTAATAAGGCAATTTTATGCCCAGTTTAACAAACAAGGATTAATCATTGACGAACGATTTAATAATGGTGGTCAAATACCGGATCGTTTTATTGAGTTGCTTAATAGAAAACCACTTGCATTTTGGGCTGTAAGAGATGGTAAAAATTGGCAGTGGCCTCCAGTTGCAAATTTTGGTCCTAAGGTAATGTTAATAAACGGCTGGAGTGGCTCCGGCGGCGATGCTTTCCCAGATTATTTTAGAAAAGCTAACCTTGGTCCACTTATTGGCAGCAGAACTTGGGGTGGATTGATTGGAATTACAGGAGCTCCAACTTTAATTGATGGCGGAAATATTACAGTCCCAACTTTTAGAATGTACGACCCAGATGGGAAATGGTTTAAAGAAGGGCACGGCGTTGACCCAGATATTGAAGTACCTGAAGATCCCGGAATGCTTTCGAGAGGAGTTGATGTTCAGCTTGAAAAGGCAATTCAAGAAATACTTAAACTGTTGAAAGAAAATCCGCCTGTTAATCCTAAGCAGCCTCCTTACGAAAAAAGATAGAATTTTTATCAAACAAAAAAGAGGTTAGCCAAAAATTATAGTATTTCTAAGACTTTTTGGTTAACCTCTCACAATAACAATCTAAATAAATTGATTAAGAGTAAATGTTCTTAAGTTTGTTTGCGAATTTTCTCAAAGAAAATATTATGATGCTTTTAACAAATCTTTTCTTGTTCTAAAGTATAAGTACAAAAGTAATAATAGATAGATTGCTATAAATGCATCAACAAAAATCATGAAGAAATTATAAGTTGCATAATTACCGTGCAAAACTGTTTCTCTAATGTGGCCATAGGTTGCACCCAACATAAAAAATGACCAGCCGACGCCTGTAGCGATCCAAAAAGTTCCTCTTATCCATATACAGAGGAAGCCAAGAATTCCCCAAGCGCCATCGTGAAAACCTACTTCAAACTGAAATGGGCTGCCCGGCTGCCAGCCAATACTTTTAGCAGTAGCATCTGCAAAAAACACATGCGGAATAAAGCCCAAAAGAAAACCTAAAACTCCAACGTGAAAAATAAAAGAATAAAGAAGCAATACAGTTAAAACGCGCTCCTTCGTTCTAGGAATTTTGGAGATGAATAAATGTACTATAGGTAGGATGATACCTATCAAAGTGATGAACATTGTCATTTTCTTAATCCCTCTTTGTGGTTGGAAGTTATCATTATAAAATAAAAAGTTTTTTAAAAATTATCACTTTTTTAAGTATTCCTTTTTACGGTAAACTTGTGATTTTTTTAACATGCAGACTGCTTGAATCTAACAAATGAAAATAATAAAATAATACCAAAGGTCTTTGAAATGCTTGGCAAAAAAATGATAATAGATAGATGTGTTTTTATTAATTACAGACTAGTGGAGCAAAAAGCGCCATTCAACAAAGAAAAATGGAGGTTCTAAAATGAATAAATTAAATAGTGGTGCATATAACTTAACAGTAGAAATAGTAAGAGGCTTCAATCAATGGTGTTTGCTGTTCGTATTTACTATACTAATAATTTCATTTCCAGTTACCGCCCAATGGGTTCAAACTGACGGACCATTCTTTACTGCAAATGTTCAAGGACTTACTATTAGTGGTTCAAATCTATTATGCAGTACAACAGATGGAATTTGGCAATCGAGTGATAATGGTAACAGTTGGATTTTTGTTGATAATGGACCGCATACTTCAACACGCACAATTGTTCAAGTGGGCACAAGATTGTTTGCTGCGACCACAAGTGGTGTGTTTGTTTCTACAGATAATGGAATGAGTTGGACGCAAAGCAATTCTGGGTTGGCGAACTTGAACGTTTGGACAATTGTGGGCACTTCAAACGGTGATATCTACGCAGGAACTGCAGGTGGAGGAGTTTTTCGTTCCACTAATAATGGAGTTAACTGGGCTGAAGTCAATACTGGATTAAATAGCCTGTTGATTTACTCGTTGATTGTTAAAGAAGGTATTCTTTTTGCTGGTGCTGGAGGTGCTAATGCAGGTGTTTACCGTTCGACTAATAATGGTACAAGCTGGACATTTGCTGGTGTTGCAAATCATCTTGTGTCGTCTTTTGCTGTTCTGGGTACAGATATTTTTGCTGGTACAAATGGCGGAGTTTTCCGATCAACCGATAATGGTTTGACATGGACATCAGTGAATGCCAATCTAACAAATGGGGATGTGAGATGTTTAGCTGTGTCTGGCTTAAACCTCTTTGCCGGCACCTACGGAGGAGGAGTATTTCTTTCTACTAACAACGGACAAAATTGGGTTAATGTGAATAGTGGATTGACTTCTAATATTACTGCTCTTTTTGTTAATGGAACAAATATATTCGCTGGTGGCTGGGGCTCTGGTGTTTACCTTTCCAACGATAATGGAGCTAATTGGATAAGGTTAGGGAAAAAGTTAGATGTTTTATCTTTGATGCCACTTAATACCCAAGCTGTACTGGGGACTCAGTTAGTAACTGCTACATGGGGCAATGGCATTCATATTTTTTATGAATATTCTCAAGGCTGGAGTGGGGGATTAAGCAGACTTCCGACATCTTACGTAAGAACATTAGCTGTTACTTCTGATACAACCATATTTGCTGGAACTTTTGGTCAAGGTGTTTTTCGAAGTGATTACGGACTTTTATCATGGACCGCTGTCAACAATGGTTTGGGCGATTTATATACCCAATCCCTAACAATCTCAGGTTCAAATATACTTGTTGGCACTTATAGTCATGGAATCTATCGTTCTTCAGACAAGGGTAATACCTGGCAATATGCTGGGTTAACAGGCAATCAGGTACGTGCTTTGAAGACAGTGGGAACAATCGTATTTGCGGGAACAGTCTCTAATGGAATATACCGTTCTACCGATAACGGCAATACCTGGTGGCAATCTAATAATGGCTTAGACAACAAAAACATTTGGTCTTTTGCTGTTTTAGGACAATACATCTTTGTTGCTACTGATAATGGTGTCTATCGATCATCAGACAATGGAGTAACTTGGACTTTATCAGGACTTCAGAAAAAAATTGTTCTTACATTAGATGTTGTTGATTCAACCTTGTTTGCTGGTACTTATGGGAGTCTCGGTGGCAGTGTTTTTAGCTCAACTGATTATGGTGGAACATGGGTCGATATCAGCGCTGGTTTAACCACACAAAATATTCGAACTTTTGCTCATACTAATGCTTATCTTTATGTTGGGACAGAAGATGCTGGTGTTTGGAGGCGTTCTCTCTCACAAGTAACAAGTGTAAATGAAGACGAGGAAAAGATACCTCAATTTTTTACTCTTTACCAGAATTACCCAAACCCGTTTAACCCATCAACAACCATTCGCTTCTCACTTCCACAACGTGAGCATGTAACGTTAAAAGTCTTTGACATCCTCGGCAGAGAAGTGGCAATATTGGTAGATGGTGAGTTAAACCCCGGTGAGCATTCGGTTGTCTTTGATGCCAGCAGCTTGCCCAGCGGTGTGTATTTTTACCGCTTGCAAACGGGAGGTTATGTTCAACAAAGAAAAATGGTGGTGGTGAAATGAAAAGATTAGTTTGTTTTGGTATCGTCTTTATTGATTTACTGTAATAAGAAACAAATAGAGAATAATAAAAATGGTACCAAATATAAAAACTATAATTCTCATCATAACCCAGGTAATATTAATTTCCCAAAGCGCTCCTATTATTTATGCTCAGTGTGCATTAAAGGAGAATACTAATCTAGTAATAAATTCAGATTTCAATTTTGGGCTACAAGGTTGGATGCTTCAGAAAGGAACGTATGCATGCTCAGATACTTCCCTATCAAAAGTTTCATACAACGGTAATGCAATAAAAATAACTGTGAATAATAATTACCTTTCTTGCACACAGCAATACAATTGGAGAACTTTTATTCGTGGTGCAATGAATGGCAGCTTAGTACAAGGGCGTCCCTACGTATTGACGTTCCGCGTAAGAACAAACAGTACCCAACCGGTAAATTTTGAGGCTGCTGTACGTAAAGCCTCCCCACAATGGAATTGGATAATTGCATTTAACAAATTAGATATTGTTGCTACTAATCAATGGCAGCAATACTGCAAAATTCATTTTTACAATGATGTAACAACCTCTAATATTGAAGTGGCTTTTTTCTTTGGTGAAGTCACTGATGGGACAGAGATCTGGATCGATGATGTCTATGTTGGAGAGCCTGCAGGTTATGTAGAAGAACATTTTATAAGAACTAATCAAGTAGGATATATAATAGGTTATTCCAAAGAAGCTCGCAGTGTGGATCCATGTAATCAGTTTTCTGTAAAAGATGTTTCTACTGGCAATACTGTTTTTACAGGTAATTGTTTGGAATTTGGACCCTATCCTGATTTGCTCCCTGGAAATCCTTGTATCAGTGTGAGAGATACAATATGGGGATTGGATTTTAGTGATTTTAACATCCCGGGAAATTATTATATTTTAACTGACAAGGGGTATATATCACATCCATTTACCATTAGCAACGATATTTATAATCAGTTGCGGAAAGATGCACTTAAATTTTTCTATTACCAGCGTTGTGGTCATGCAACAATGTCTCAATACGCGGGCAACCTTGCACATCCTGCTTGTCATTTGCAGGATGCTAATGCTGATGTAAGAGATACCCTTTTTAATCCAATAGGGTTTAAAGACGTATTAGGTGGCTGGCATGATGCAGGCGACTACGTTAAATATACGTTTAATAATGCTCTTACAACAGCTTTTCTTGCCAAATCATATCTTGAAAATCCAGAAGCGTTTGATGACCAAAATGATATTTCTGAAAGTGGTAATGGTATACCTGATATTGTGGATGAATTAGCTTACAATACCAAATTTCTACTCAAAATGCAGGATACCAATATTAATAGTTCTTCATTTGGAGGAGTTCATTCAAAAGTTAGTACAGCACAGTGGAATGTATACTCATTGCCTCATACAGAATTGCAAACAAGGTATCTAACACCAATTACAACCATTTCGACAGCAGGTTTTATAGCTGCAATGTGCTACCTCTACAGAGTGTTTAGCACAATTCCCTACTATCAGAATCTTGCACAGCAAACTGCCGTAGCTGCTAATAATGCTTGGGGTTATCTGCAAAGTCACTCACAATATACACTTGACCTTGTCAACACTCCTAAAGGTTCATATATAAAAACTGCAGAGTATGAACAGTATCCGGATATAGATGAAAGATTGTGGGCAGCGGCTGAAATGTTCAGAACATTTAATAACATTTCCGCAAAAAACTTTTTCGAGACAAATTATACATATTGCAATAATGTATTCTTAGACCCAGGATATTATTCACATTACCATCTGGATGGAAGTTGCCCATCTATGCCGTACCATCGCCATAATGTGTGGATAGGATTCCTATCTTACTTGGAAGCTGCTAACCCGGATTATATAATTAAATCTCAACTTATGAACTGGCTTATTAGTCAGGCAGATACCATTCGTTCTCGTACAAATAAAGAATTTTTCTCATTCAATCCAAGAACGTGGGATAATTGTCCCAGTTTTTTAAATAATGCTCCTATTTTAAAAAAAGCATTTGAATTAACCGGTGATTCAAGATATCTAAATACCATCGTTAAGAATGTAGATTACATTCTTGGAAAAAATATTGTTGATTATTCATTTGTTACTGGATATGGCTGCAAATTTCCTGTTAATATTAATCATCTGCAAACCAAAAACGATGCTTATATGGATGTGATGCCAGGCGCTCTTGTAGGCGGACCTATGGGAAATTCAACCATAGGTGCCAAATCTATTCCTCTATATTCTACCGATACCAATGATCCAGATTATTTATTTTCGATTTACTTCGAACCTTGCACTATTTGGCCTAAAAGGTATGCAGATTTACCATACAACCCTTTTCAAAATGAACCAGCCATTGATTTTAATGCTAGATTGGTTTATGCACTATATTCACTTGTTCCATCTATTTCTACTGGAATTTCAGAATCGATTTTCTTCACCGAAACATTTCGACTTGAACAAAACTACCCAAACCCATTTAACCCATCCACCACAATTCCATTCTCACTCTCGCAAAGAGAGAATGTAACACTGAAAGTGTTCGATGTACTTGGCAGAGAAGTAGCAACGTTGGTAGATAGAGAATTAAACGCTGGCAAACATTCTGTAAACTTCAACGCCGAAGGGATTCCCAGCGGTGTTTATTTTGCACAAATGAAAGCTGGTAATGCAGTTCAAAGAATCAAAATGGTGGTGGTGAAATAAGATTGAATTTCGACAGCGACTATAGCGAAATGAAAAGACTCAGGAGATATTTCCTTTGGCTC
Encoded here:
- a CDS encoding cupin domain-containing protein codes for the protein MHQKSREYIRELMLERHVEGGYYRETYRGEEILFTKNTLSKKLKRRSTSTLIYFLLDGNDKSHFHKLKSDEIWHFYDGCDIKLYSIDKKGNLSEQILGKKSKNFQVIIPKNTWFAAELTNKKLFALVGCTVSPGFDYKDFEIGKREELINQYPNYKSIIKKFTKC
- a CDS encoding thioredoxin family protein, whose amino-acid sequence is MLRTNLTHILSENEHTKLLQENENVMVCCGRMGPMCIPVYEVMEELETEYPHVKFADMEFDIPDARVIRNLPECRNFAGLPFVVYYKNGKVVKATSSIQNREQITSILDQYFGKKVNETAEK
- the trxB gene encoding thioredoxin-disulfide reductase gives rise to the protein MNHYDAIIIGAGAAGLTTGIYLSRAKVKTLILNEGAVGGQMVLTHEIANYPGIESISGYELARNMKQQALKFGCSIKSNIKITSIDLNSTPKSFVVNDKNIYSADVVIIATGGRPRALGVPGEDEFKGKGISYCATCDGDFFQDKEIIVVGGGNSALEEAVSLTKYASKVTIVHQFDHFQAFEHYVTEAKNNPKINFIMESKIIEFIGDEKLSSVKIQNQRTGDVSEKNVDGVFIFIGYVPNTEMFEGILELNQYKEIIVDKNLATNIPGVFAAGDSIAKRYRQVTTAVGDGTIAALSAAEYLNKFEKAELVADEADS
- a CDS encoding PDZ domain-containing protein, producing the protein MNRLLRIFFCLIFSFVYETNAQVSARMFQYPDVSQRYIAFTYGGDIWIVPKEGGTAQRITTAKGNEEFARFSPDGSQLAFSGNYDGNVDVYVISSLGGMPKRITYHGMADRLIDWYPDGKSLLFASSRESGKQRFNQFYKVSKDGGLPEKLPLPYAEFGSLSPDGKKIAFTIRTRAFRTWKRYEGGMAADIYIFDLEKKTSENITNNPANDEIPMWSGNKIYFLSDRGVNKRNNIWCYDISTKQTKQITDFSDFDVHFPSIGNNEIVFEAGGLLYLLNLSTEKYHEVKINVVTDEATLMARSENVEKLIENYSISYNGSRALFEARGEIFSVPAENGPVINLTQSSGAAERYPSWSPDGKYIAYFSDKSGEYQLTIRDVENPTKEKTLTSFDNGFRYKIYWSPNSKQLAFIDQTMTIYVYDINKNKTQKVDKQKWMYEGALENFAVSWSPDSRYIAYSKELDNRSEAIAIYDTKDEKSYQVTSGYYNDSNPAFDPEGKYLFFLTNRNFSPVYSDFDNTWIYPNATQIAAVTLTKDIPSPTFPKNDSVSVKKDEEKKSDEKKSEKNKEGKKEEQKSKETKIDFDGFEQRVVILPPSAGNYSNLQAVSGKIIYHKMPNKGSEEKKKPIMYYDLDKREEKTIINDADSYQLSADGKKILFAKQNSFSIVDVAPDQKAEKKLPTNQLEMTVVPRKEWRQIFNDVWRIERDFFYDKNMHGVDWNAMKKQYGALIENAVTRTDVNFIIGELIAELSSSHTYRSGGDEEQPLHRAVGYLGIDWELKDGAYRIKRIVNGAPWDTEVRSPLLSSGLKVKEGDYILAVNGVSLDTSKDPYAAFEGLANKTIELTINNKPSLDGAWNIIVKTLDSETRLRNLEWIESNRRRVDEATEGKIGYIYVPSTGIDGQNELIRQFYAQFNKQGLIIDERFNNGGQIPDRFIELLNRKPLAFWAVRDGKNWQWPPVANFGPKVMLINGWSGSGGDAFPDYFRKANLGPLIGSRTWGGLIGITGAPTLIDGGNITVPTFRMYDPDGKWFKEGHGVDPDIEVPEDPGMLSRGVDVQLEKAIQEILKLLKENPPVNPKQPPYEKR
- a CDS encoding DUF6790 family protein, translating into MTMFITLIGIILPIVHLFISKIPRTKERVLTVLLLYSFIFHVGVLGFLLGFIPHVFFADATAKSIGWQPGSPFQFEVGFHDGAWGILGFLCIWIRGTFWIATGVGWSFFMLGATYGHIRETVLHGNYATYNFFMIFVDAFIAIYLLLLLYLYFRTRKDLLKAS
- a CDS encoding T9SS type A sorting domain-containing protein — protein: MNKLNSGAYNLTVEIVRGFNQWCLLFVFTILIISFPVTAQWVQTDGPFFTANVQGLTISGSNLLCSTTDGIWQSSDNGNSWIFVDNGPHTSTRTIVQVGTRLFAATTSGVFVSTDNGMSWTQSNSGLANLNVWTIVGTSNGDIYAGTAGGGVFRSTNNGVNWAEVNTGLNSLLIYSLIVKEGILFAGAGGANAGVYRSTNNGTSWTFAGVANHLVSSFAVLGTDIFAGTNGGVFRSTDNGLTWTSVNANLTNGDVRCLAVSGLNLFAGTYGGGVFLSTNNGQNWVNVNSGLTSNITALFVNGTNIFAGGWGSGVYLSNDNGANWIRLGKKLDVLSLMPLNTQAVLGTQLVTATWGNGIHIFYEYSQGWSGGLSRLPTSYVRTLAVTSDTTIFAGTFGQGVFRSDYGLLSWTAVNNGLGDLYTQSLTISGSNILVGTYSHGIYRSSDKGNTWQYAGLTGNQVRALKTVGTIVFAGTVSNGIYRSTDNGNTWWQSNNGLDNKNIWSFAVLGQYIFVATDNGVYRSSDNGVTWTLSGLQKKIVLTLDVVDSTLFAGTYGSLGGSVFSSTDYGGTWVDISAGLTTQNIRTFAHTNAYLYVGTEDAGVWRRSLSQVTSVNEDEEKIPQFFTLYQNYPNPFNPSTTIRFSLPQREHVTLKVFDILGREVAILVDGELNPGEHSVVFDASSLPSGVYFYRLQTGGYVQQRKMVVVK